From the genome of Mixophyes fleayi isolate aMixFle1 chromosome 2, aMixFle1.hap1, whole genome shotgun sequence, one region includes:
- the LOC142140592 gene encoding myb-related transcription factor, partner of profilin-like, translating into MSDAGPSNVEAPGLPTRRKNNFIEEELEVLVEEVLARFHSGNRQITGRERQTHWQEITRLINEISPYERTKVEVQKRWADYKGRLKAKLVELHRHAQGTGGGPRLRTTLTPLEERARAAIALVEIVGVGDIDTGSSPPRTGEAAPLACEQQAPASPVDEEVARDVEEPQLAPAEYHCPTHRSANRPSH; encoded by the exons atgtctgatgctggcccaagtaatgtggaggcaccagggctgccaactaggcgtaaaaacaacttcatagaggaggagctggaggtgctggtagaagaggttctggcgaggttccacagtgggaaccgccaaataaccggacgcgagcgccaaacccattggcaggaaatcacaaggctcataaatgaaatatctccgtatgagcgtacaaaggttgaagtacagaaaag atgggcagactataaaggacgcctgaaagcgaagcttgttgagcttcacaggcatgctcaaggcactggtggggggcctcgactacgtactactttaacacccctcgaggagcgggcgagggctgcaatagccctggtggagatagttggggtgggcgacatagacactggctctagcccaccccgaacaggagaggccgctccactag catgtgagcagcaggcgcctgcttcaccggTGGATgaagaagttgcccgtgatgtggaggagcctcagctggctCCAGcggaatat cactgtccaacacacagATCAGCAAATCGAccgtctcactaa